From the Zymomonas mobilis subsp. pomaceae ATCC 29192 genome, the window AAGACCGCGTAAGTTAATTAAAACCCCCGTATCCATAACCTGAAAACGGGGGCGCGTTTCGATTGCGGTTAAAGCCGATATAGTCGGATCAATAAGCGTGGTATTGTTTTTCAACCACTGCTCAACAGCTTCAGCTTGATCTTGAAGATGAACCCAAACAAAACTGTCGGTAATGGTTTCTGGGACAACAGAAGATAATTTACTAGGATCAAGGGCTTGGACGGCCCCATTTTTCGATAAGAGATAGGCTTTAATTTCCATAGCTGGACCTCTGATGGGGTTAGCCTTCTTTGCTAACCCCTATCGGGGGCCAATTATTGACAAGATAAGAAGGCAGAATCCATAAAACTTAGAAACTCTGATGCTTCAGATATTCTCTGACCGCGGGGCCTATATCAGGCCTTTCGAGCGCTAAAGCAACATTTGCCTGAATAAATCCTGCCTTGTCCCCACAATCATGCCGAATACCATCAAATCGACAGGCATGAAAAGGATACTGCCCAATCAATTGTGCCATAGCATCTGTTAACTGTATTTCACCACCAACACCGCGATTATCTTCTGCCAACAAATCCATAATTTCCGGTTGGAGAATATAACGACCGACCATCGCTAAACGGGATGGAGCATTAGTTTCTGGCTTTTCAACTAGACCTTTCACTTCATGCACATCACCCTCAGTTTTATCGGGATCAATAATACCATAGCGATGGGTATGCGCTTCTGGCACTTCCATAACGGTTACAACATTACCGCCTTTGATATTATAGGTTTCAACGAGTTGGCATAGACTGGGTTGTTTAGGATTCCACAATAATTCATCCGGCAACAGAACGGCAAAGGGTTCATTTCCAATCAAGTCTCTGGCACACCACACGGCATGGCCTAAACCCAAAGGTTCTTGCTGGCGAATAAAACAAGCGCGTCCGGGTTCCAATCGGCTATCAGCGAGCAGATCCAGCATCGCTATTTTACCTTTGGCATGAAGAGAGGCCTCTAATTCATAGGCTATATCGAAATAATCTTCGATGGCCTGTTTGCCACGCCCCGTAACAAAGATTAGCTCTTCGATCCCAGCCGCCCGCGCTTCATCAACAGCATATTGGATAAGAGGACGGTCAACGACTGGCAACATTTCTTTCGGCATGGCTTTAGTCGCAGGTAGAAAACGGGTCCCTTGGCCTGCGACAGGGAAAATAGCCTTACGAACAGGTTTCATGCAAAAGCTTTCCTGTTGTTAAAATCACAATAATTTCAGAAAACAGAGAAACAGATATATCTATTCTTCCATTCCTTTGAAATAATATCATTCCATTCATACTATTCAAAAATGAATATAGGCTGATCGTTTTATTGCTGATTATCCCAGAATGGTCTCAATTCATCGCGCATCAAATCTTCGACTGACTGTCTTTTACGGATAAGCGACGACTTCTTACCTGACACCATGACTTCAGCGACTAGAGGCCGCGAATTATAGGCACTTGCCATCGTGGCGCCATAGGCACCGGCTGACATAATAGCGATAAGATCATTAGCTTTAAGCGGTGTAATCATGCGGTTATGCGCAAAAATATCGCCCGTTTCGCAAACCGGACCGACAATGTCGGCCTGATAGACACCTTTTTTGGGGGTCACTGCACGGATCTCGTGAAAAGCCTCATAAAGTGTTGGCCGAATAAGGTCATTCATCGCAGCATCGACTACGACAAAACGGGCGTTTTTGCTTTCCTTAACCCGAATAACTTTCGATAATAGTAAACCCGCATTAGCAATAATCGCCCGTCCGGGTTCAAAGATCAATTGGCAATTCCAACCAGCGGTCGCACGCCGCACCATATTTCCGTATTCCTCAGGGGTCGGCGGTTCTGGCTGATCCTCACTGTATTTCACGCCAAGACCACCCCCAAGATCAGCCGTCGTAATTGTATGACCCGCTTCTTCTAACAAGGTAATGATTTCATGGATACGCTGAGCCGCGGCTTCAAAAGGGGCAAGATCCGTGATTTGGCTACCAATATGGCTGGCAATCCCTTTCACTTTTAAAGTGGGATAGCGAGCGGCCTCATTATAAGCTTCTAGCGCTTGCTCCGCTGCGATACCGAATTTAGTATCAGCCTTGCCCGTCGCAATTTTTGCATGCGTTTTTGCATCGACATCTGGATTAATTCGTAACGCGATCGGGGCAATCTTCCCCGCAACGGCGGCAACATCAGCCAACATTTCGATCTCAGGAATAGATTCAATGTTAAACTGACCAATCCCTATATCCAAGGCATAGGCCATTTCTTCGGCAGTTTTTCCAACACCAGAAAAGACTATTCTTTCTGCCGGTATACCTGCCGCTATAGCGCGTTTAATTTCTCCTGCCGAGACAACATCTGCACCCAGACCCTGCGAGGCCAATGTTGCTAATACAGCCTGTGAAGGATTAGCCTTTACTGCAAAGGCAATCAGCGCTTTGCCTTTTCCTGCCCCCTCTAACGATCGGCTGAAGCGTTGCGCTCGCTCAATCAAATAAGATTGAGAGTAAACATAGCAAGGTGTGCCATATTTTTCAGCGATTTCAGAGAGGGGTATTTCCTCAGCATAGAGGGAATCAGCAATCATAGGAAAAGGGTTCATAGCGTATGACTTTATTAGCGTGGAGGAAGATCGAAATAATCTTCGGTTCGTACATCAGAGTGTAATAACAGGTCCTGTCGGCGACCCGGACGCGCTTGAGTCGGCGGATTCATTAAATCCTGCTTATCCATCGCCTGACGTGCGGTTTCTGGTTGCACCGGTTTGGCATGACCGGCAGGAATAGATAAAGATCCTCTTTGACCGCATCCTTCCAAGGATAGACCACTGATAAGAAATAGGCCTAATCCTAACGCTTTTAACGTAAGAATGCGGTAAGAAGTCGTCATTAGTTTAACCCTAAAGCTTTTTTGGCTTCTAGAACACGTTGACGCACTTGATCAGGGGCCGTCCCCCCATAGCTTTTGCGAGATGCCACCGAGGCATCAACCGATAAAACCGCTTTCACAGATTCATCAATGCGCGGATCAATCGCTTTTAAAACGTCGATAGGTAAAGCATCAAGCGCTATACCTTTTTCTTCCGCTAGGCGAACTGCCGTGCCAGTAATATGATGCGCTTCACGGAAGGGAATACCCGCTTGACGTACCAGCCAATCCGCTAAATCTGTTGCCGTAGAAAAACCCGCCTCT encodes:
- the galU gene encoding UTP--glucose-1-phosphate uridylyltransferase GalU, giving the protein MKPVRKAIFPVAGQGTRFLPATKAMPKEMLPVVDRPLIQYAVDEARAAGIEELIFVTGRGKQAIEDYFDIAYELEASLHAKGKIAMLDLLADSRLEPGRACFIRQQEPLGLGHAVWCARDLIGNEPFAVLLPDELLWNPKQPSLCQLVETYNIKGGNVVTVMEVPEAHTHRYGIIDPDKTEGDVHEVKGLVEKPETNAPSRLAMVGRYILQPEIMDLLAEDNRGVGGEIQLTDAMAQLIGQYPFHACRFDGIRHDCGDKAGFIQANVALALERPDIGPAVREYLKHQSF
- the lysA gene encoding diaminopimelate decarboxylase; translation: MNPFPMIADSLYAEEIPLSEIAEKYGTPCYVYSQSYLIERAQRFSRSLEGAGKGKALIAFAVKANPSQAVLATLASQGLGADVVSAGEIKRAIAAGIPAERIVFSGVGKTAEEMAYALDIGIGQFNIESIPEIEMLADVAAVAGKIAPIALRINPDVDAKTHAKIATGKADTKFGIAAEQALEAYNEAARYPTLKVKGIASHIGSQITDLAPFEAAAQRIHEIITLLEEAGHTITTADLGGGLGVKYSEDQPEPPTPEEYGNMVRRATAGWNCQLIFEPGRAIIANAGLLLSKVIRVKESKNARFVVVDAAMNDLIRPTLYEAFHEIRAVTPKKGVYQADIVGPVCETGDIFAHNRMITPLKANDLIAIMSAGAYGATMASAYNSRPLVAEVMVSGKKSSLIRKRQSVEDLMRDELRPFWDNQQ